A region of the Canis lupus dingo isolate Sandy chromosome 8, ASM325472v2, whole genome shotgun sequence genome:
gggtgcgcgGGCCGGGGTCTGAGGCCGGACAGGGATTCCGGCCCTGGCGAGAGAACAGAGCCTGGCCCCGGacctgcgggcgggcgggccgtGCCGCCTCTTCCACTCCTCCACCAGCCCTGGCCTGTCTGTCCCCGGCCCTCACTCTGGCTCACTCTGctgccccgggggtggggggtggggggtgggggctgggggcgggagcGAGGACCTGCTAGCACAAAAGGGCAGACCTGTTTCACAGGAGCTGGGATCAGCTGAAAGGACAGGGTTCTTGGGTTCCCACATTTCTCCTTACTGTGTGCCGTTTccctcctgcttcttccttttggGGCACACCTCAAGGCCTCCGAGGCTGGAAGGGAGCTTTCCTTTTTCCACTTTTGAGGTTCCTGgtatttaaaaagtgagatgCCAAAAAAGATTGAGAAGCTGTAGATTTTTAGTGTTTATGTTTAACAAATTAACACCTCAAATGCATAAATCAGACAATGACTGTGTATAACCTTATCTGGAGATAACATCAGAAGTCTAATTTAAGAGGCTTTGTGAACCTGGGGCCTTGAACAGAtgctcccttccttctctcctgacATTCTCCAGGCCCACACATCCAGGCGTTTCTTAGGAGGGAAGGGGGCTATCTGGCCTGGCTCCCCCTCCCTGACACCTAGGCACTTGTGAAGAAGCAGAGGTGAGAAGTGGGACCTATGGGGTGGGTTAGGAAGAGATTCTGGGGTGAACGTGGGGTTGGACAGTACAGTATGGGTTCTAGGCTTGGCTCACAGATGGGGGCAGACCTGAACGTGGCCCTAGGAATTCTGAATAGACTTAGACCCCTTAGGGGGTACTTGCgtgactcagtgggttgagcaactgccttcggctcaactcatgatcccagggtcctgggatagagtcccacatcaggctctctgctcagtagggagcctgcttctccctctccctctgcctaccactctgccggcttgtgcatgttctctctgtcaaataaataaaatcttaagaaaaaaaaaaaaaaccccttagGATGGTAGAAGAACTTATAAATTTCCAGATGGATCTGAAGGGAGACCTCCAGCCCAGTCCAATCTCCTCCAGACCTGAGccctgatgggggtgggggtggggggctggctgcCTGGAACACAGACATTCAGCCGCTGGGGAGTGACCTTAGTATGCTctgcaggaggggtgggggacgGAAAACGACAGTCAAGGCGAATTGGGACCCAAGATGGAGATGGGCAGGAAATCCAATTCCCAAAGATGAATGCTCAGACAGCCACAAGGCAGCcagaagaggcaggaaagaagTGCAAGGACCAGGAAAAATGGTGGTTTGGGAGGTTGGGCATTGGAGCCTACTGGCCGTTGCTCAGTCCTGGGGAGATAAATGTAGgtggggtggggatccctgggtggctcagcggtttagcgcctgcctttggcccagggcgtgatcctggagtccagggatcgagtcccacattggactccttgcatggagcctgcttctccttctgcctatatctctgcctctctctctttgtctctctctctgtgtgtgtatctctcatgaagaataaataaaaatcttaaaaaaaaaaaatgtaggtgagGAGGAGCAGCATACAAACCTGAAGGAAAACAAGACTGTGCTTCTGGAGAGCCCAGGCAGGGAAAGGACCTGGTCAGACTTGGGAATAGATCCTGGTttattagctgtatgaccttggtcaagttaTATAACATCTCAGAGTCTCAGCTCCTCATCTGCAGCAGAGTCTTTGGTGAAGAGCAAATACACGtaaaatgcctagcacagagaTCTCCCTCCCCGTACCCCCACAACTTGTACTTTCATAAAAACTGAAAGTGTTTCTTTGTTGAGGCCAGGAGGAGCCTTTTCCTGACCTTATCTCATCTCTGCCGTCACCTCTACAGAGGTTTAAGGTGATTCTACTTTGTTCAGGGAGGCTCTGGGCTTTAGGTGAGGTTGGATAAAACCCAGCTGGACACTTAGAGCCTGAGTGGGAGGTAGGAGCggaggtggggttggggtggggtggggagttggggggcAGCCTCAGGTGGCCTGGCCCTCAGGCTTCAGGGCTTCCCCAGGCCATATTCATATGGTAGCAAGGAGGGAAACGCCCCATTTGGCTTTCTGGGGTCCACTTTCTCTTCATCTCCCAGGAGGGCCGACTGCTGCTTTCTTCCATCCCATATCATGACCTCCTTGGCCTGTTtttgctcctcctgctgctcaaAACTCAGGCACTCAGGATTTCCAGTTTTCCTCTCTTGGAAGCCCACAGCACCCAGATTGCCTGGGTTCTAAATCCTGGTTTCAACGCTGGTTAGTGACCTTGGCATGACCTTTTGGAGCCTCTGGTTCCCTGTCCGTAAAGTGGGATAATAATGAACCATAGCAtcaggcttttttgtttttaattttatttatttatttatttatgagagacacagagagaggcagaaacacaggcagagggagaagcaggctccatgcaggaagcctgatgcgggactcgatcccgggactccgggatcacgcccggggccaaaggaaggtgctagaccgctgagccatccgggcatcCCAGCATCAGGCTTTTTATCAGGATTAAGAGATCTCCGAGAACAGCAAACAGCGCCTGGCCCATGCTGTATAAATGTTGGATGAAAACaaccattattattgttatatgaTGCCAGCCCTATGGGGGCAGCAGAAGGTCAAGGACAGAGGGCATGGTCTTGAGAAACTCACATCATAGATCAAGCTTGAATCCAGTCAGGACCTTCCCCCTGATCTTGGAGTAAATCCAAATGCTCTGCCATACCTGGTAGGACCCTCTGTGATgtggcccctgcccacctctttACCTGTCTCATCCTGCTCTGCCCTCATCACGTGTTTCCCATGCGTGTTGTCCTGTCTGGTTCTCAGCTCCTCCCAGCTCTTTCCCACCTGTAGTTCTCTGCCTGTCCCACTGCCTCTGCCTAGACCACCCTTTCCCCACATGCTTTCCATCATCCTGTCAAATTCTTCATCTTCAGAAAGGCCTTCTCTGGCTTTCCACGTTTGAGCAGGATACTCCTTCCACCCCCCTGAGCCTCCTGTCTCATAACACTGTTGCATTTTCTTCATGACACTAATATTATCAGAAATTATCTGGTTTCCTTGTTTATCAATTTGTCTCCTCCTAAAATGTAAGCCTGAGGAGACAGAGATCTGATCTGGCTTGTCCTCCTCTGTACCCTCAGCAttcagaagagtgcctggcatatactGATGCTCGGTAAATAGCTGGTGAGTGGATGAATGAGCAGGGCAACCATGACTGTAGGACAAGTCTGAGTAAGCACAGGGTCCCCCATGGGTGGGTATGAGCCCTGGGCCGGGCAGGGAGGTGCAGGGCCTTCTGTCTATTTCACCCAGATTTTCCATGTGTCTTCCAGGGCAGAcaagattccctccctccctcccttccttccttccttccttccttccttccttccttccttccttccttccttccttctttcctttttctttctttctttctttctttctttctttctttctttctttctttctttctttctttctttcttgacttatttatttgagagagagagagagaaagggagacagagtgggcagagggagagaatctcaagcagacttccagctgagcatggagcctgacttggggctcgatctcatgaccttgagatcatgatcccagcaaaaaccaagagtcaggcacttaactgactgggacACCCAGGCGCTCCAGCCAGGGCTCTCTTTGAAGGAAGGCTCCTAAGCCCAAGCCTCTTTGTAACTTGAGGTGATGCGACAAATAACTAGCAATCAGTACCATTATCATTTACTAATCAGGACACGGGAGCCTAGAGGCCCCCATCTAGGCCAGGTATTCAGTGGCTGGATCAAAGGTAGGTTGTGATGATACAGGAGGTGCCCCAGCCTGAGGACAGCATGGATTTACCAGCAGAGGCAGAAGTATTtgagccttttatttatttatttatttttatttttttaaatttttatttatttatgatagtcacacacacagagagagaggcagagacataggcagagggagaagcaggctccatgcaccgggagcccgacgtgggattcgatcctgggtcttcaggaccgtgccctgggccaaaggcaggcgccaaaccactgcgccacccagggatcccatttttttatttttttttaaatttatgatagtcacacagagagagagaggcagagacacaggcagagggagaagcaggctccatgcaccgggagcccgacgtgggattcgacccgggtcttcaggatcgcgccctgggccaaaggcaggcaccaaaccactgcgccacccagggatcccgtatttgaGCCTTTTAACTGCTGTTGCGTGGCCCTCACATCAGGTGTGTGCAGATGAGCTGCAGCAAGACTCTGCTGAATCCTGTGGTTTCAGTGGTATTTCTGGAGCCGAAGTCCAGAGCAACTGAGCTGGTTGGTGGTTTTATGGTCATCCATGGTTACCCCCTCAAAACCGAAAACTAAAAAATCTACAAGCACTTCTACAAATGAGGAGAAAGGTCCAGGGAGGGCCCAAGGTCAAGAAATgaccagaggcaggggcaggactTTCAAAGCAGCAGGGAAGGAGTCGGGTGTCTTTCTGGGGAAGAGAAGGACACCCACATTCTAGCATCCTGCAACCCCCTGGGGTCTTTCCTGGCCAAGGGTGGGGATGCCTTCCatcccctctctcctgcccttccctgctgggtgctcttccctcctccctgaggCTCAGCCAACCCCCTCTGGCTACAGGGCCATGCCCAGGCAAGTGAGGACAGGTGTGGAGTGAACTTTCCTTTGCTTCCCCCTCCAGTGTTCCCATTGCCACCCATATCTCCCCACACCCCCAAGGATTCCCTGGAAGCTGAAGTGACTCAGGGATTCCAAAATGAGTTCCCTGAGGAGGAAACCCTCTGGAAAATGTTTCTCATGGCAGGGAATCACCCAAAGGAATCCCACAGAGCGGCTGGTGAGATAAGGACAGAGGCTGAACAAACTGGAGGGGGTGGGGTACTTGTGACTCAGAGCACAGGTTCTCAGGTCACAACTGTGATCACCACAGTGGGAGAAAGGCCAGCTCTGGGGGCAACTGTGTGCTCACAGGggccttccctctgctctttaGGGCTTTCCTCAGAGGATATTCTGGTACAGAGGCAGGAGATACCCCAAAGGCTTCTCCTGAAAGGCAGTGTGGGTCTCTGGCAGCATCAACAGTTGAACCAAGCAACTGGAATCAGTTCTGGCTCTTTCCAGCACCCCCTCCTGGACAGGGCCAAGATGGGAAGATCTGGGCCAATGTCAGGCTCTGAGGCTATGATTGATTTGGGGGACACCCATGGGGATTGAGCTCTTGTGGAAGAGCAGTGCCCTCTGACAGTCTTTTCTGGGGTTAGGGGTTTCTCAGGAACACCAAAAGCCACCCTGGTGGCCACGTGCCAGACCAAACGCTAGGGGATCAGGAGCTAGCTAGAGCAGTGGACCCCAGCCAGCAGGGCTGAGTGCCTGAGTGGGCAGGAATATCCTGTGGCCTCTGGCAGGTTCAGGTGAGACCTGTCCCAGCCTAGACCTGGATAAGTAGGAAAGCACAGACTGCAGGGGCTTCTCTCCCATTTGCAGCTGACTAGGTGTCAGCAGAGTGTGGCACCTGTGTGCCAGATTAGATTTGGGGTTGGCCAGGGCTGGAGTAAAAAGCCAGCTCTGCCTCCTCCTAACTGTGCAAGCTTGGGCAGGTTCCTAAATTCCTTTgggtcttagttttctcatctgtaatatggaGATAATAGTTTCCATCTCATGGTTTTGTTGCAAGAATAAAATGAGCTAATGCACATACAGGGCTTGGCACCATTTTGGCATGTGATACACAGGAGCTGACGCCAGTGGCATGCAGAAGTGAGAGGGCGTTGGGGAACATGGGGCAGACAGGGGGGCAATGGGAGCGGGGTGATGTGTTCCCCACCTCAGTGATTTTCTTAAGAGCTCCTGCTCTCCCAGCTACCACCTGTTTCCCCGAAGCCCCCGCCTCACCTCCCCCAAACCCACCAGAAAAACTTCTCCCAATTCTCCAGACTGCCCCCTGACCTCATCACTCCTCTGCTTTGGGGTTGCTTTGCCCTACGACATTTGAAGGATTCCTCCTCATTTTGCAGTTTCAGTTATTCCTGGttccctttgtttattttctgagtCCCTAGTTACTAGTGGAGTATTTTCTAAGGGAAAGCACATGCAAATCAGAAAACATCATTCTAGAGACCTTGTCTGTGTATGAGTGTGCTGGCGGGGAGGGTcgtgggtgtggggatggggggggtcGATGGGCAAGGTTGGAGAGAAAAGGCTTGGCGGAAAGTAGGTGACCTCCTCTCAGCAGTGTCTCCCAGGAGGGGTGACCCTTGGCTGACTCTTGTCTTTGGGGTCAGGCCTAGTTAAAGCATTTCTGAGCACGTATGCCCTCTCCTGGCCAACGGTGGCCCAAGTTGCTGGGAGTGGGGCTGAGGTTGGGTGGACTTGCCCTGTGGCCCAAGAGGGGCAGCTGCCTCTGCTGTGGCCCTTGTCTCCAGTGCCTtgtgagtggggggcagaggcaggcttGTTCTGGAGCTGAGACCTCCTGCTGGGTCTTAGGTGAGGCTGTTAACAACCAGGCCCTTCCCCTTCCTGGGTTTACCTCATTTGTGCAATGGGAGCAACCACCCACATCTTCTTCCATCAGACTCTGCACATCCAGCATTCCTGGCAGTCCTGTGGGGTTAGGCCTGCATCCCTGATCCAGAAGAGGTCAGGGAAGGGTGGGATGGGGGTTGGCAGCTACTGAAGAGGGTGAGGGGAAGTCAAGGAGTGGGTAATGGACAGTGAGAAAGAAGTCTTAGATGATGGTCCTAGATGCTGGGGTCATCAAAAGGGAGGAAGGGGTCAGAGAGCAGAAGGGTTGAGGgtcaaaggagaaagaaggaagtattCACTAAGATGTGTGATCAGGAGGCTGTCTGAGAAGAAAGGGAATGGTGGAGAGAAAGCCCTGGGGGTAGCATAGAAATGAGGCCTCTTGAAGACAGACCAGATGATGTTCCCTGATTTGGGGTACCAAGCCAACCAGGGAAATTCCCATAATGTCAGTCCTCCAATGCCCAGTGTAGCAGAATACTATTACTTTGACTCCCACACCCAGAAAGGTACAAAGAACAGATTTTCCCCAATAAGCTCCCAAGGTGTGATGTGAATTATAACTTCCATGAATATAGCCTTGAAGCATCTTTTGGAAACactttcagggtttttttggttttgttttgtttttttaatgtcaggTCATTCCCTCCAAAAGGTCGtggaaataaatttgaataaacaaaacaggTTTGCTGAAAATAAAACCAGGACACCGGAGCTGCTCCAGTCAGCCTGCCCCACCTGTCAGCTAGTGTAGCACCGTGGCTGGGCGAGCAGCATCAGGCATGAATCAGGTGAGTATGAAGAGGCCCGACAGGTGCTGAGACTGTTGCCGAGGGTGGAGAGAGGCCAGGCTCCGGGTTTAGGGCTGGGGACCAGGTGGAGCTGGAAACCAGGCTCTCAGGGAGCAGCTGGGGAGGGAACAGCCTGATTAGTTGAGAGCAGTTCTCTCACTGGCCTTTTCCCATAGGTGATCGTGTTCTTGGTAATGGCCATGGGAACCCACACCCTCAATTTTCGGATCCGGAAGGACTGCACCCACTGGCCTAACTGCTGTCCCAGCAAAAGGCAGGACCCCACTCATGAGTGGCTGAAGCGGGACACTGTGCTCAAGTTCCCCGGAGAGACCACTAGCCTCACCCACCACCCAGAATCCTGCAAAGCCAGTGAAGACGGACCGCTCAACAGCAGGTCTATCTCCCCCTGGAAATATGAGTGAGTCTGCTGCCCCTTTCCCAAATGCCAGCATATGTGCCCATCAGGGTGTATGTGAGGGGCCGGGGAGTTCCATCTAAGTCCAGCCTGCCCACTCCCTTTTATCTCAGAGAGGCCATAAAGGTTTGGGTGTTAGGCAAAGCCCACTCTGGGGTGTAGCTCTGCCTCTTAGTAGGTGACTTTGAGCCGCTCCCTCAAGGTCTCAAAGCTtagttttttttcatctgtaaaatgcagtaAAACCCTCAGGCCAATGTGCAGATCagatgaaataatgtatgtaaaatttgTACCTTATACAGGAAAGGTTGTTTCTTTTCTAGAGGaaactcttcctcctcctcttcttctgtccctacAATGGTATGTTTGTTCTAACTGAAATATCAGGGAATAATGGTATGATACACACATGAAGCACCCCAATACCACATGCTACTGCCCTGGCCCAGTAGGGATGGGTTATATGCATATCAAGCTAGTGAAACCCTCAACTCTGTGGGAGTagccagagccctgggctggTTATTTTTGATTATAGGCTGTCTTATTCTTTCGTTCAGTGTGCCACACGAATATTAAAATTctctatttgttaaaaaaaaattctctatttgtaccatgatataaaaaatatttggaagcaCTGAAATCAGGGCAATGAagcaaaatactaaatattaatattagGGCTCTAGGGATCCCTATCTTGTGTCTGTCTTCCTGGGGTGTCTGTGTTCCCATTCCCCATAGGTCTAATTCTGGCTTGGCCTTGGCTTTGGGGATGGGTGGACAAGTTCAGTAGGTAGGGAGAAGGTGAACTTTGGTTGAGACTAGATCCAGGGTGGAGACTCCAGGTCTCCATGTGTTAAAGTGGTCTTAGAAGTCTGGCTGGGTCCTGGGCTAAATCCAAAGAGGTGGGAGCCCCTTTGGGGAGGCTGGGTGCCAGGTGGTTGACTTGGCTGGGGTCCAGACACCCCCCTGTTTGGAGGCTGTTAACATCTGATAATTACTTGGCTGATCTTCCCCAAAGTGTTCTTTGTGATACTTGTCCCACAGGCTGCTCCTCAGAAAAAAGGTGATGACAGTTAAGTGTGGGAAAAGCTGCTCCAGCCCTCACCCCTCAGAGATTCATGATGTGCTCAGCACATTAAAAGTTGCAAGAAGTCCgcagaaaagaaatagcaaattcAGTGTTGCCCAAACTCATTTGGCCACAGGCCCCTTTTCTTGCGGGGTACTTATTAGGGAACCCACCCTGGGAAATGCTTCTCTAGCTGAGCCCCAGCTAGTGAGGGCTTGTCTGTATGGAGAATGGTCTTATAACTGAGCAGCTGTTTCCCGCTAGCCTTTGGGAGTCCCCGGGCTTTGGAACATCTACATTTTAAGTCTTGTTTTGGCCACAAAATCCTTTCAGAATAAGTATTACCAGGATGCTTACATGTGCTCATGATATGTGCATGAAGAGCGTCTGGATGGAAGTGCAGGGAATGGTTGACTGACCgtggctccctctggggagtgGGACCAGTAGGGAGACTcactgtcttcattttacagttttttatACTTGGATGTAAGagcagttttactttttaataaaaaaaacccccaaatcctAAAAACgtaataataattactaaaagAAACCTTATGCCAGAGCCCAGCATGTATATCAGATGGAAGTAGAGTTTGTCTGGTGGATGTGGCCCACCTTCCCCTGCCTCTGCAAGGCTCCCAGTACCAGAAATCcactcctccttccctgcccctcaccaACAGTGGGGGAAAATAAATCTCAGGGAGGAGGTGGTGACTTGTTTAAAGTCACTCAGCAAGTGGGTTCAAGAGCTGGGACATAAAGTCTGGCCCACCTCGCCACACTTCCTTCCCCTGGCATCTGGTCCATCCCCTGTCTGCCAGGCCAGCCTCCCTCCAGGCTCTGATGACTGCCACCCCCACAGGTTGGACAGGGACTTGAACCGGCTCCCCCAGGACCTGTACCACGCCCGTTGCCTGTGTCAACACTGTGTCAGCCTACAGACGGGCTCCCACATGGACCCCCTGGGCAACTCGGAGTTGCTCTACCACAACCAAACCGTCTTCTACCGGCGGCCGTGCCCTGGAGAGCAGGGTGCCCCTGATGGTTACTGTTTGGAACAAAGACTCTACCGTGTCTCcctggcttgtgtgtgtgtgcggccCCGAGTGATGGCCTAGTCGTGCTGCCCATGCCTGGTTCCTGGTTGGAACACTGGACCTGGGTGTGCAACCACCCGCCCTGGTGAACCAGGATGCCCGAATGTTCAGCCCCTCCAAAGCACTAGCTGGAGCAGCAGTGTCATTGGACAGAATGGTGGATTGGAGGGAGTCGCTCGTTTCACTTTTTGGAGTGGATGGGAAATGCAGGGTGAAAGCAACAGAATTTCTTATGGCCAATGGAAGAGGACATCCTGGCATTTCCTCTTGGGAAAGGTCTTTAAGACTCTACCCGTTTCTGGAGGCCACCACCccatctcttccctttctcccattcCCAGCTACCTGGCACAGCACAAGCACTTTCTTGCTACTTTCCCCTTTGCTGATGGAGAGCCCCTCATTTCATTTGATtgttcatctgtccatccatccatccacccatccacccactcatccatccaacCCTCAGTGAGCATCTACTCTGCACATACCTTGATGCAATTACTAGGCTCTGAGAAAGAGGCTGTTATTGAGCTTGGAGAGATTTGTCCAAATAaataatctgtatttaaaaaggcCTTAATTTGTCTTGGTGTCCCTGGTACCTGAACACCAGGATCCCCAGCCTGGTCCCTTCTCTTCCCCACGGTCAGCCCTCACCTGTTATCCTGTCCTTTTGCCTCCCAGAGTTTCCGCTGTGGCCTCCCATCCCTCCCCTTCTCTGGCTCCCTGGCCTACCCCTGAACACTGAGGTGGGGGTCAGGCTGCCCTCCCGGCATGCTGGAGACACAGAGGCCCATTGAGGCACTGCAGCAGGCACACAGCGCCCCCTTGTCCCCCCAACAATCTGCCTTTGTCCTCAGTCTTGGCTGCTAGAGCCCGGTCCTGGGGGGTGCTGCCTGGGCCGGGCTCCAGCTCCCACCCTCCCttaaaggaaaagggagaaaggacaGCCAGGGAGAGGGGAGTTAGTGGAGGGGGATGCAAACTTCTTCAGCCTCGGGTCCTTGGGGGGCTCCTAGTCTGGCTCCTTTCTTGctcccctcccagctcctcccagtTTCTGTGTggccctcctcctttccccctcctccctgctccccttctCCAGGTGGGGTGGGGCTCTAGTAAGGAGCCGGCTGGCCACTCCTCCCcgtcccgcccctcccctccccatgtgCTTCCTGGGGGGCCAGGGCAGGCACCAGCGGGGGCACTCAGGGCAGCTGGGAGACCGCCCATCTGGGCAAGACTCCCCGGCGGCCCCACGGCCGGCCTGACTGCTTCTCTTGCAGGTTCCTCCAAGTGCCTCCCTGCTCCTGTTTGCTTCCCCCATCTCTCCAGGTTTCCGTCTTCCCAGTTCCCTTCTTGGGCTGGTGGCAGTGGGGGCTGTGCCTGGTGGGCTCTGTGGAGATGCTCAGTGCTCGGGATCGCCGGGACGGGGCCCCTGCAGAGGGGGCAGCTGTGGGGCTCCAGGGCTTCGCCGTGGACAAgaccttcctctcctccctcaaaGGCATCCTGCTGGAAACCGAGCTGGTAACAGCCACCTTCCCAAGCTGGCACCTCTCCCAGTGTGATCccactccccctctccctgccccagtgCCCCCACTGGGTTCACCCCTCAGCGGTCTCCTTTCCCAGGCTTTCTGGACACCCCCCTGCTCCGGCCTCACCTCCCACCCCGCCCTCTGGCTGCCTTTCCATCTGAAGGCCCTTATAGTAGCTTCAGTGGCAGCAGGAAGAACTGAATTAGACAGGACATAAAGGGCACACTTCCTGCAGCCCCACTTTATCTGTGGCCTGCTCCCTGTGAACATCTGTTCTCCCGAAGGGACCTTCCTCTGTCACTTAGCAAGACCTTAGTGTTAATGTAAGCCCACTGCATATGTGTCACCCTCCATGTCAGAGCTGAAGGGACCCTTAGAGTCCAccgtggagcatctgccttctattttttttttttttttaattttttttaatttttatttatttatgatagtcacagagagagagaggcagagacacaggcagagggagaagcaggctccatgcaccgggagcccgatgtgggactcgatcccgggtctccaggatcatgccctgggccaaaggcaggcgccaaaccactgcgccacccagggatcccagcatctgCCTTCTAAACCTCGTCTCTTGGTGTGAAACTGAAGGCCTTGTGTTGGTCCTTGTTTAGAGGTGGTTCAGACATCTGAGAGTGGGGAAAGTACTCTGGGATAGGGGGTCCCTCCTGAGGTGCAGGGCTGCTGTAGGCATGACTCCAGGCTGGTGTTTACCCCTTACCCTATGCTGCAGCAGGACACCTCTTTCGTGGGTTCCACAGGATGGTGCCCCCTGGAGGGGTGGGCTTGGTCAAACTGCTGGTGTTGCTGGGAcccctgggcagggggaggtgagAAGCTGGAAACTGCCCTCCATGGGCAAATGCCGTGGAGTATGGCTCCTGTTAACAGGGATGGGGAGACCTCAAAGGATGGCTGGTAGAGGGCCAGCCTGGAGGAGCTCCCAAGGAGGGGAAGGCAAATATCTGGCCAGGCCCATGTCCCCTTCCTGGCAAGCTTCACATACTTGGTCCTGCAGGCCCTGACCTTCATCATCTTCATCTGCTTCACGGCCTCCATCTCCGCCTACATGGCTGCAGCGCTGCTGGAGTTCTTCATCACGCtcgccttcctcttcctctatgcCACCCAGTACTACCAGCACTTTGATCGGCTGAACTGGCCCTGTCTGGTGAGGGACCCTGCCTTTCCTCCCCCATTTGGGTCCCTTTCTTCTCTGAATGctaaatttctcttttccctcccagcctctctccttttcttgggTCAGTATGGGCCCCAGGCCCGACACTGATTTCACAGCTACCGGGTACTGGTGGTGGGGATGCAGGTCACTTAGAGCCACTCTCCCCCTCACCAAAGATCCAGCCCTGGCCCCAACCCTGCCCTGGCTCTCCTGGCTGGCATGTCCCAGCTGTGCCCCACTGAGGGCCCCAGGTCGCTCTGCATTCGTCTGCATCCCTTCCCTGGCTAGCCGtgtgagttttctctctctctctctctctctctctctctctctttctctctcaagtactTTATATTGTGTCCAGGGGTATCTCCCTGTAGGGATTCCCAGTGCCAAGGGGCAAGCCGCTGACTAGTCTGGAAAACCTGAGGGTGATATTCTCTTGCCCTCTGACTTCCCTTTGACCCTGTGCCCCCCTATCTCCCAGGACTTCCTCCGCTGTATCAGCGCCATCATCATCTTCCTGGTGGTCTCCTTTGCAGCTGTGACCTCCCGGGATGGAGCTGCCATTGCCGCTTTTGTGAGTCTGGCCCTACAAAGCTCTCCAGGCCCTAAGGACCTCTGGCTGGTATTTGCACAGCCTCCTCACAAGCCCAAGGCAGTGCCTGGGGCTCTGGCTCACACCTTGCCTGCTAccgcccacctccctctccctaaTACTGATGgctgctgacttt
Encoded here:
- the IL25 gene encoding interleukin-25, producing the protein MNQVIVFLVMAMGTHTLNFRIRKDCTHWPNCCPSKRQDPTHEWLKRDTVLKFPGETTSLTHHPESCKASEDGPLNSRSISPWKYELDRDLNRLPQDLYHARCLCQHCVSLQTGSHMDPLGNSELLYHNQTVFYRRPCPGEQGAPDGYCLEQRLYRVSLACVCVRPRVMA
- the CMTM5 gene encoding CKLF-like MARVEL transmembrane domain-containing protein 5, producing the protein MLSARDRRDGAPAEGAAVGLQGFAVDKTFLSSLKGILLETELALTFIIFICFTASISAYMAAALLEFFITLAFLFLYATQYYQHFDRLNWPCLDFLRCISAIIIFLVVSFAAVTSRDGAAIAAFVFGIILVSVFAYDAFKIYLTEMAPRTSQEDQQ